In one window of Zingiber officinale cultivar Zhangliang chromosome 11A, Zo_v1.1, whole genome shotgun sequence DNA:
- the LOC122032757 gene encoding keratin-associated protein 5-1-like, which yields MEPTVPPPVVVVAPSPKSPPRYPDLCGRRRLQLQLQILNREIGFIEEELQSLEGSQPVSRCCKEVNEFVGTKPDPMVPINTKIQRSCCLWRWLGSKLCFDFSWICCFSGCALGLQRPSCSCSQICTCCQCGCPISQCCHDMSCRRCCSSSGVTCSCSKACGSCSKSICSCIGACCVCLKVPCICGIKCISCSKTPCSSCSKCSKVPCSSGETCCICSKVPSTCPTCCSCSKDPCTCNGTCCLKKPCSCIPTCCSCPKTQCGSYGTCCSCSDVCFFKRRCHCLSSSCLRTCRPSFSCSCGDKPCCCDCNTSCSNLWRARSFCCDCKPSCSSSCCDQQCCGWKLRGCQKPCGCSWCSGWIPSCFLPCCSRKWCCCSSRPSCSSSCCSFPKLSCPEYSCGCVWSCSRCTDACHLPKCAKPCCVTGCLC from the exons ATGGAGCCGACCGTGCCGCCGCCGGTGGTGGTGGTCGCACCTTCCCCCAAGTCGCCGCCCAGGTACCCAGACCTCTGTGGCCGACGGAGGCTGCAGCTCCAACTCCAGATCTTGAACCGCGAGATCGGCTTTATTGAG GAGGAATTACAATCTCTTGAAGGAAGTCAACCTGTGTCCAGATGCTGCAAAGA GGTCAACGAGTTTGTAGGGACAAAACCTGATCCCATGGTGCCTAT AAATACGAAGATTCAAAGATCTTGTTGCTTGTGGAGATGGCTTGG GTCTAAATTGTGCTTCGATTTCTCATGGATTTGCTGCTTCAGTGGGTGTGCGCTTGGGCTGCAAAGACCAAGCTGCTCTTGTTCACAGATTTGCACCTGTTGTCAATGTGGATGTCCAATCTCTCAATGTTGTCATGATATGTCATGCAGACGTTGCTGCAGTAGTTCAGGAGTTACTTGTAGCTGCAGCAAAGCATGCGGTAGTTGTTCAAAGTCTATCTGTAGTTGCATTGGAGCATGTTGTGTTTGCCTTAAAGTTCCTTGCATTTGTGGCATAAAATGCATCAGCTGCTCAAAAACTCCCTGCAGTTCCTGCAGCAAATGCTCAAAAGTTCCTTGCAGTTCTGGTGAAACATGCTGCATTTGCTCAAAAGTTCCTAGCACCTGTCCAACATGCTGCAGCTGCTCAAAAGATCCTTGCACTTGCAATGGAACTTGCTGCCTAAAAAAGCCTTGCAGTTGCATCCCAACATGCTGCAGTTGCCCAAAAACTCAGTGCGGTAGTTATGGCACATGCTGCAGCTGCTCAGATGTGTGTTTCTTCAAAAGACGATGTCATTGTTTGAGTAGTTCCTGCTTGAGAACATGTCGGCCATCCTTCTCTTGTTCATGCGGTGATAAACCGTGTTGCTGTGACTGCAACACATCATGCTCAAATTTGTGGCGTGCTCGATCCTTCTGCTGTGATTGTAAGCCATCATGTTCCAGTTCATGCTGTGATCAACAATGTTGTGGCTGGAAACTTAGGGGTTGCCAAAAACCTTGTGGTTGCTCATGGTGCAGTGGCTGGATACCTTCATGCTTCTTACCATGCTGCTCTCGAAAATGGTGCTGCTGTAGCTCTAGGCCTTCATGCTCCAGTTCCTGCTGTTCCTTTCCCAAACTCTCCTGCCCAGAGTATTCTTGTGGATGTGTCTGGTCCTGCTCTAGGTGTACAGATGCATGTCATTTACCAAAATGTGCTAAGCCCTGCTGCGTCACTGGATGTCTGTGTTAA